Proteins from a single region of Candidatus Binatia bacterium:
- the rpmI gene encoding 50S ribosomal protein L35, which produces MPKIRTHRGTAKRVKVSATGKVTHRHQFDGCGHILSKKSRKRKRKFRKDQPTAKGDLKRIAPTIPYLV; this is translated from the coding sequence GTGCCTAAGATTCGTACTCACCGGGGGACCGCGAAGCGCGTGAAGGTCAGCGCGACGGGCAAGGTGACGCACCGTCACCAGTTCGACGGCTGCGGCCATATTCTCAGCAAGAAGTCGCGTAAGCGCAAGCGCAAGTTTCGCAAGGACCAGCCCACCGCGAAGGGCGATCTGAAGCGCATCGCGCCGACGATCCCGTATCTGGTATAA
- the infC gene encoding translation initiation factor IF-3, protein MFGDELIARPLRVNDQIRIRAVRVIDENGHQLGILPTEDALARARTAGLDLIEISPNAQPPVCKIADYGRLKYEQSKKDKDARKKQRHVELKEVKLRPKIETHDYETKARMAERLLLDGSKIKVTIMFRGREITYTSFGRRLLDRMAEDLAPLATVEREPRLEGKNMFMIMAPRMTPTGPPKFSTPRERETKPIVHETTETTETPAKERTSA, encoded by the coding sequence TTGTTTGGAGATGAGCTCATAGCACGACCCCTACGCGTCAACGATCAAATTCGCATTCGTGCGGTTCGGGTGATCGACGAAAACGGACACCAACTCGGGATACTCCCAACCGAAGACGCGTTGGCGCGCGCGCGAACCGCGGGGCTCGATCTGATCGAGATCTCGCCGAACGCGCAGCCGCCCGTATGTAAGATCGCTGACTATGGACGGCTCAAATACGAGCAATCGAAGAAGGACAAGGACGCTCGCAAGAAACAGCGCCACGTCGAATTAAAAGAAGTGAAGCTGCGGCCGAAGATCGAGACGCATGACTACGAGACCAAGGCACGGATGGCCGAACGGCTGCTGCTTGACGGAAGCAAGATCAAGGTGACGATCATGTTCCGCGGGCGCGAGATCACGTACACGTCGTTCGGGCGCCGGTTGCTCGACCGCATGGCCGAGGACTTGGCGCCGTTGGCAACGGTCGAGCGTGAGCCGCGGCTCGAAGGCAAGAACATGTTCATGATCATGGCGCCCCGCATGACGCCGACGGGTCCGCCGAAGTTTTCGACACCGCGCGAACGGGAGACCAAACCGATCGTGCACGAGACAACCGAGACAACCGAGACACCAGCGAAGGAGCGAACCAGTGCCTAA
- the rocD gene encoding ornithine--oxo-acid transaminase, with the protein MYLLSERARELIAAEERYGAHNYAPLDLVVERAQGVWLWDVGGRRYLDCVSAYSALNQGHCHPQIHAALVEQAQKVTLTSRAMRNDRLPGFLETLTRLTGYDKALPMNTGVEAVETAIKLARRWAYDVKRVPEDRAEIIVFSDNFHGRTLAAVSASTTAEYRYGFGPFVPGFVAVPFGDADALERAITPNTCAILIEPIQGEGGVNVPPEGYIKRAWALCREHDVLFIADEIQTGLGRTGDLFACDYDAVRPDVLVVGKALGGGFYPVSAILANDGLMRLFEPGSHGSTFGGNPLASAVAQAALDVVVSENLPARSRYAGARLMRGIRALSSPLITEVRGRGLLVGIALTVPAKRLSDALLERGVAAKDCREYVLRVAPPLVIDDEATAYFLEHFADAVGELAAHS; encoded by the coding sequence GTGTATCTCCTTTCAGAGCGTGCGCGCGAACTGATCGCCGCGGAAGAGCGCTATGGGGCTCACAACTACGCTCCGCTCGATCTCGTCGTCGAGCGCGCGCAGGGCGTTTGGTTGTGGGACGTTGGCGGCAGGCGCTATCTCGACTGCGTGAGCGCGTACTCGGCACTTAACCAGGGGCACTGTCACCCGCAGATCCACGCGGCGCTCGTCGAGCAGGCGCAGAAGGTGACGCTAACGTCGCGCGCGATGCGCAACGATCGTTTGCCCGGATTCCTCGAGACGCTGACGCGCCTGACGGGATACGACAAGGCGCTCCCGATGAACACCGGCGTCGAGGCTGTCGAGACGGCGATCAAACTGGCGCGGCGCTGGGCGTACGACGTGAAGCGCGTACCCGAGGATCGCGCGGAGATCATCGTCTTCTCCGACAACTTTCACGGCCGGACGCTCGCGGCGGTCAGCGCGAGCACGACGGCGGAGTATCGTTACGGGTTCGGTCCGTTCGTTCCCGGATTCGTCGCGGTGCCGTTCGGCGACGCCGACGCCCTCGAGCGAGCGATCACGCCGAACACATGCGCGATACTGATCGAACCGATTCAGGGCGAAGGCGGCGTGAACGTGCCGCCCGAGGGTTATATCAAGCGCGCATGGGCGCTGTGCCGCGAGCACGACGTGCTGTTCATCGCCGACGAGATCCAGACCGGGCTGGGCCGCACCGGCGATCTCTTCGCGTGCGATTACGACGCCGTTCGACCCGACGTGCTGGTGGTCGGCAAGGCGCTGGGGGGCGGCTTCTACCCGGTGTCGGCAATCCTCGCGAACGACGGTCTCATGCGGCTGTTCGAGCCGGGCAGTCACGGCAGCACTTTCGGAGGCAACCCGCTCGCTTCGGCGGTCGCGCAAGCGGCGCTCGACGTGGTCGTATCCGAAAATCTTCCGGCACGCTCGCGCTACGCCGGCGCGCGGCTGATGCGGGGGATACGCGCGCTGTCTTCACCCTTGATAACGGAGGTCCGAGGCCGCGGTCTGCTCGTCGGCATCGCCCTGACGGTCCCTGCGAAGCGCCTCTCCGACGCTTTGCTGGAGCGCGGCGTCGCGGCCAAGGACTGCCGCGAGTACGTGCTACGCGTCGCGCCGCCGCTGGTCATCGACGACGAGGCCACCGCTTACTTCCTGGAACACTTCGCCGACGCGGTCGGGGAGCTCGCCGCCCACTCTTGA
- a CDS encoding alpha/beta fold hydrolase — protein MTTCFSLLDRLVARDYPALAPNGRTIAHVHGARTRRAIVLLHGLSTTPAQFERVARELFARGHNVVVPRLPHHGHANPLSTALARLRAEELYAAATEYVAVAQELGERVTFAGFSLGGLLTAWVGQHYAIDRCVPISPFLGVALIPNRFMGAVAEGLLRLPNRFHWWNPILRERGPANGYPRYSTHAIGHMHRIARALFEEAHTVGPLAGHFTIVTNAAEIAVNNYAIRRIYKSWRRQRPGAVELVRITGLPLSHDIVSPLRPWRLADRVYPHLLEAIDPQRDLTLNVAP, from the coding sequence TTGACTACCTGCTTTTCGCTGCTCGACCGTTTGGTGGCGCGGGATTATCCCGCTCTCGCCCCCAACGGACGCACGATCGCCCACGTCCACGGCGCGCGCACGCGCCGCGCTATTGTCCTGCTGCACGGGCTGAGTACGACGCCGGCGCAGTTCGAACGGGTGGCGCGCGAACTGTTCGCGCGGGGGCACAATGTAGTCGTGCCGCGGCTGCCCCATCACGGTCACGCGAACCCGCTTTCGACCGCGCTGGCGCGCTTACGCGCCGAGGAGTTGTACGCAGCCGCCACCGAGTACGTCGCGGTGGCTCAAGAGCTGGGAGAACGCGTGACGTTCGCGGGCTTTTCGCTCGGCGGTCTGTTGACGGCCTGGGTCGGGCAGCACTACGCGATCGATCGGTGCGTTCCGATCTCGCCTTTTCTCGGTGTCGCGCTGATTCCGAACCGCTTCATGGGCGCGGTCGCAGAAGGGCTACTTCGCCTCCCGAACCGCTTTCATTGGTGGAATCCGATTCTGCGCGAGCGTGGGCCGGCAAACGGTTATCCGCGCTACTCGACCCACGCGATCGGTCACATGCATCGCATCGCTCGCGCGCTGTTCGAGGAGGCGCACACGGTCGGGCCGCTCGCCGGACACTTCACCATCGTTACCAACGCGGCCGAGATCGCCGTGAACAACTACGCGATCCGGCGCATTTATAAGAGCTGGCGCCGCCAGCGTCCGGGTGCGGTCGAGCTCGTGCGCATTACCGGCCTGCCGCTCTCGCACGACATCGTGTCGCCGCTGCGCCCTTGGCGGCTCGCCGACCGCGTTTATCCGCACCTGCTCGAGGCGATCGACCCGCAGCGCGACCTGACGCTAAATGTAGCGCCGTAG